Proteins co-encoded in one Ictalurus furcatus strain D&B chromosome 9, Billie_1.0, whole genome shotgun sequence genomic window:
- the alkal2b gene encoding ALK and LTK ligand 2b isoform X2, whose product MSVLRAPVITALALLIVSGGYGGQSGSASARSTSLLQLLAASGREAAEHQASSPLPIKTDYSIESREGNEVNKSNQHDQILDVFPRDLRQKEKFLKHLTGPLYFSPKCSKHFYRLYHNTRDCTIPAYYRRCARLLRRLAESQRCSEG is encoded by the exons ATGAGCGTCCTGCGCGCGCCTGTCATCACTGCGCTCGCGCTGCTGATCGTGAGCGGCGGTTACGGCGGACAGAGCGGCTCCGCGTCCGCGCGCTCCACCAGCCTGCTGCAGCTGCTCGCGGCCAGCGGGAGAGAAGCGGCCGAGCATCAAGCAAGCTCTCCGCTTCCCATCAAGACAGACTACTCCATAGAGTCGAGGGAAGGGAACGAAGTCAACAAATCCAATCAGCACGACCAGATCCTGG ATGTCTTTCCTAGAGATCTGCGGCAGAAAGAAAAGTTCCTAAAACATTTAACAG GGCCTCTCTATTTTAGCCCAAAATGCAGCAAACACTTTTATAGATTATATCATAACACCAGGGACTGCACAATACCAGCCT ATTATAGAAGATGTGCACGGCTACTCAGAAGGTTAGCAGAGAGTCAGCGGTGTTCTGAGGGATAG
- the alkal2b gene encoding ALK and LTK ligand 2b isoform X1, which yields MSVLRAPVITALALLIVSGGYGGQSGSASARSTSLLQLLAASGREAAEHQASSPLPIKTDYSIESREGNEVNKSNQHDQILDVFPRDLRQKEKFLKHLTGEQQSNIQHKHVYCCLCSVSMHLIGICVASMSLTLFWVFLFISGPLYFSPKCSKHFYRLYHNTRDCTIPACKCYHPT from the exons ATGAGCGTCCTGCGCGCGCCTGTCATCACTGCGCTCGCGCTGCTGATCGTGAGCGGCGGTTACGGCGGACAGAGCGGCTCCGCGTCCGCGCGCTCCACCAGCCTGCTGCAGCTGCTCGCGGCCAGCGGGAGAGAAGCGGCCGAGCATCAAGCAAGCTCTCCGCTTCCCATCAAGACAGACTACTCCATAGAGTCGAGGGAAGGGAACGAAGTCAACAAATCCAATCAGCACGACCAGATCCTGG ATGTCTTTCCTAGAGATCTGCGGCAGAAAGAAAAGTTCCTAAAACATTTAACAGGTGAGCAACAGTCCAACATTCAGCATAAACATGTTTATTGCTGTTTATGTAGTGTAAGTATGCATTTGATTGGTATCTGTGTCGCCAGCATGAGCTTGACATTGTTCTGGGTGTTTCTCTTCATTTCAGGGCCTCTCTATTTTAGCCCAAAATGCAGCAAACACTTTTATAGATTATATCATAACACCAGGGACTGCACAATACCAGCCTGTAAGTGCTACCACCCtacatga